In the Syntrophales bacterium genome, AGGGTGCATAGGCAACCGAGGCTTTTTGCCCATTGGCAGCTCTCTCAGGCTAAGGCTGGACAATAGGAGCTGGATGACGGGAGACTGTCACGTCCAGTTCTCGGAGAGCGCGAGGGTGAGACTCCCTCGCGCCACTCGACTATTTTCGGCATTCGGGAAATCAGGCAAGTATTTTGATAAAGGATCAGAAGTATGTAACAGGCCATCGTCAACAAGAGACAATATTACCGTTGCAGTAAATGTTTTTGTAATGCTTGCAATCCTGAATGTATCATCGAACTGTCTTTCTTTATTCGTTTCGAGATTTGCTTTCCCAAAAGCTTTTAAGTAATTGCCTTTACCGGGAATCCATACCCCAACAACAACACCCGGTAAATTTTTTGCCGACATGGTGCTGTCAATAAGATGATCAAGCTGCATTGTTAATTCAGAGGGGAATTGCAATTGAGGTTTTGGATCTATGGATTTACAACAACCGGTCATCAACAACGAGAAAATCACAACACTCAATAGTCCAAATTTAATAAAATTTTTCATATTTTCCTCCCTTTTGAGTTAGGTTGTTATGACTCCTTATCTATTTTCACCGGGTTCCCCCGTCGGTCATTGCCCCGGACCTCCTGGCGGCGTTTTGGACTGCCGCTACCGCCCTCGGATTCATGTCCTCTCTGTACTTTTATGTCCATGCCTTTGAACAACCGTTGGTCGGATACCTGTCCGACCGTCTCTGAATTTCACCCGCGTCGGGTTGAGTGACGGGTCAGGTGGTTATGGAGCCCCTGTCTTTTTAAAACTTCCATCCCAGGAGGTTATAGAAATCCAGCCACCAAATGAACGCGACAAGTGCTGCCGTAACAAGTGTGTAGTGTATCCGATCCGGAATTGTCCAATATTTTTTCAGCCAGGCAAATGCGGCGATAGGGATGACAATAAGTGTAAGAACCGCTGCGATGACCGGCATAGCGAGGAGCAAGATGAGCGGCAGAGGCACGGGAATGCTCGTGAAAAACCGCTCAACCAGATTGGTCTGATTCATCATCATGGACAGAAGGAGCACGAATAATAACATCATAATGGCAGCAGAACCTGCGATCCACCGTGCTGTTCGTCTGAAAACCGGGATATCCCTCCCTTTCAGCTTTCGCCGCCCACTGATGATAGCCCGAACGGGCCAGATAAAAACCGATAGAAACACTGCCAGACAGATTATTTTCACCATATCGGTAAACCGGGTCGTTGCGTGGAGCGGAATCCGTTTAAAAGGCATAAAAGGTGCGTTCGCCAGGTAATAATATACAACATTCCCTTCAGGATTCCTGACAAAAACCTGATCTCCATGGAACGTCTGGACACCGCTTACAGACCTGAACGTGTAAGGCGTTACCTCTTCGACCTCTGAGGCAGCCTTTCGGAACGAAGCCATCAACGTACCGTTCGGAGTGGCTTTCATCGTAATCTGAAGAAGAGGAAAGAAGAATTTTTCAATGGTCGACGTGTTATAAATCATCGACTCGTAGGTTCCTTCAAGTGCGGGAATCCGTTGCAGTGTTTCCTTCTTCGGGGGCCGCGGCGCATCCTGAGCCGGACAGTATCGGTCAAGGAACGCAGCGCGGAGATCATTTCGCAAAGAGGATCCTCCAGGTGAATTGGAGGTCACAAAGAGGCCGATCTGATCCTTCGGAATCATAAACAAGTTGGAATGAAAGAAAATGGTGTCACCGGCGTGGCCGATCATCCGCAGTCCATGAAGGGGCGTTTCGTAGATGCCGAGACAGAGGGAGCTAACACCCGGGGCAGGGCTGAACTGAGGGCTTTGCATCTCCCTCGCTGTGGCTTCGCCAATAATGCGTTTATTCCCGTATCTCCCAAGTTGCAGTTGGGCTATCATGAACTTTGCCATGTCGGTAGCGGTTGTACTCACCGCGCCTGCGGGAGGGAGCCTGATCAGCTCAAACTCCTGCGGGACATACCCGTCTTTTCCGTAAACGTAGCCGACTGCCATATCAGGGGCCAGGCGGTCCGGCAACGGCTGGGCAATCGTGGTCCGGTTCATGCCGAGAGGCTGGATGATCCGTTTCTCAATATACTCTTCAAACGGCATTCCAGAGACTTCTTCCACAATATGAGTAGCAAGGCTTGTCCCGTAATTAGAGTACACCGCGATTTCTCCCGGCGGCCTGATTCGCGGTGGCCAGGTGCGCTTTAGAAAAACCCACAACGGCTCAAGATCAGCGGGGTTTTTCGAATAGAGCCGCGGTTCTATATGGTCATCAAAACCGGCACTATGCGTCATCAAGTGGCGCATGGTCACCGGCCGGCCAGGGAAGGTGGCGGGAATCTTGAATTTATTGAGGTACTTGTTTACATCGGTGTCAAGATCGATCCTGCCTTCTTCAACCTGCTGGATCACGGCGATCCATGTAAAAAGCTTGGAAATTGACGCGATTCGGAAAAGCGTTTCGCCGGCATGGACCGGTTTCCCCGTATCGATGTTTGCATACCCGTATCCCTTGGCAAAAAGCAGCTTCCCATCCTTTACTAAGGAAACAGAAGATCCGGGCACATGGTGCTTTTCCATCAGCTTTGGCACCAGATTATCGAAAAATGCTTCCACTTCGGCTGCGTTTTCAGGCCTTC is a window encoding:
- a CDS encoding serine hydrolase domain-containing protein — encoded protein: MEAFFDNLVPKLMEKHHVPGSSVSLVKDGKLLFAKGYGYANIDTGKPVHAGETLFRIASISKLFTWIAVIQQVEEGRIDLDTDVNKYLNKFKIPATFPGRPVTMRHLMTHSAGFDDHIEPRLYSKNPADLEPLWVFLKRTWPPRIRPPGEIAVYSNYGTSLATHIVEEVSGMPFEEYIEKRIIQPLGMNRTTIAQPLPDRLAPDMAVGYVYGKDGYVPQEFELIRLPPAGAVSTTATDMAKFMIAQLQLGRYGNKRIIGEATAREMQSPQFSPAPGVSSLCLGIYETPLHGLRMIGHAGDTIFFHSNLFMIPKDQIGLFVTSNSPGGSSLRNDLRAAFLDRYCPAQDAPRPPKKETLQRIPALEGTYESMIYNTSTIEKFFFPLLQITMKATPNGTLMASFRKAASEVEEVTPYTFRSVSGVQTFHGDQVFVRNPEGNVVYYYLANAPFMPFKRIPLHATTRFTDMVKIICLAVFLSVFIWPVRAIISGRRKLKGRDIPVFRRTARWIAGSAAIMMLLFVLLLSMMMNQTNLVERFFTSIPVPLPLILLLAMPVIAAVLTLIVIPIAAFAWLKKYWTIPDRIHYTLVTAALVAFIWWLDFYNLLGWKF
- a CDS encoding serine hydrolase domain-containing protein — protein: MKNFIKFGLLSVVIFSLLMTGCCKSIDPKPQLQFPSELTMQLDHLIDSTMSAKNLPGVVVGVWIPGKGNYLKAFGKANLETNKERQFDDTFRIASITKTFTATVILSLVDDGLLHTSDPLSKYLPDFPNAENSRVARGSLTLALSENWT